The DNA sequence CTAAAGTTGTTTACAACATAATGtgtatttctcttctttttgcgTCTCAGGTGACATTGGAAACTATTACTATGGTCAAGGCCACCCTATGAAGCCCCACAGAATCAGGATGACTCACAATCTCCTTCTGAACTATGGCCTCTACAGAAAAATGGAAATCTATGTAAGTTTTTACTACTTGTTTAAAAATCCACAATTTGGGGACCAAGATGCAGGCCTCATTCCCATATCATGCTAAGCCAAGCCACGGTTTAGTGCGAACATGCGGGCATGAAGTCTCCAGGAGAGGAAATCATGGTTACCTTGCTCCTCTcccccatttttctgtgctgtgctgtgctgtgctgtgctgtgctgtgctgtgctaagGCATGGCTTGGTTTAGCATGTAATTCAGACCCAAACTTGTAGTTTAGCTCTCTCCAGACTAACCACGAGCTATGACAAAGGTTAGAGGatagatggcggctaacagattgaggttgaatcctgacaagacagaagtactgttttggggggacaggaggcgggtgggtgtgggggactccctggtcctgaatggggtaactgtgcccctgaaggacaaggtgcgcagcctgggagtcattttggactcacagctgtccatggaggtgcaggttaattctgtgtccagggcggctgtctaccagctccatctggtacgcaggctgagaccctacctgcctgcagactgtctcgccagagtggtacatgctctagttatctcctgcttggactactgcaatgcgctctatgtggggctacctttgaaggtgacccggaaactgcaattaatctagaacgcggcagctagactggtgactgggagtggcctccgggaccacataacaccggtcctgagagatctacattggctcccagtatgtttccgagcacaattcaaagtgttggtgttgacctttaaagccctaaacagcctctgtcctgtatacctgaaggagcatctccaaccccattgttcagccgggacactgagatccagcgctgagggccttctgtcggttccctcactgcgagaagcaaagctacagggaaccaggcagagagccttctcggtagtggcacctgccctgtggaacgccctcccatcagtggtcaagggaataaacaactacctgacattcagaaaatacctgaaggcagccctgtttagggaagtttttaatctgtgatattttaaatgtattttaatatttgatggaagccgcccagagtggctgaggagacccagccagatgggcggggtacaaataaattattattattattattattattattattattattattattattattatttaactggGAGAGCTAAACTACAAAACCCAGATTCAGTTAACATGCCATGGCTTAGCACAGTGCAGTAGCAGAACACGTGTAGAAAAGCAAAGCAATCCTGATCTCTGCTCTGGGAGCCCACATTCTTGCATATTTGTATTAAGCCATGTTTTGGCTTAATGTAGTGTGCAAACTAGGGCATAGTAAGAAAGTGTCACAGACAAGAAACATTCCTAATATATCAGAACAAAAAACTATATCAGCTACCCTTATTAAAGGACATGGGGAAACGGAATAATCCACTTATTCACTAAACTCACCCGAGTTATCACAAGCAAATCAAACTTCTCAAATCATAATGTGTGTTGGGAGGCGGACAGCCAATGACCCTTTGCTGCAGCGTGATTGGCTCGGTGGGGTGTAaagttggttgggttggaagtgGTTTGGGACCTGCAGCAATAGAGTTCTAGCAGTCTGATGCGACCTCTTAATTCACAAAAACAGGAACGGGAGGAAACTGATGAGGAACCAGACAGTAATAGGGTTAGAAGAAAAAAGCTGGAACAGCTGATGGGAAGCTGGGAATAGCATGTAAGACTCCCTTGCCATAGCAGGATTGGCTGCTGGCACTCCTACAGAAAAAGACAATTGGGCCCCACCCACTAGGCATGCCCAGTCAGGACTTTTATCCAGAAGCAGGCACAGTGAGATGAAGGGAGTACATTCTGGCCTATGATGAGGCCAGAATTCTCTCTTTGAATTCTGAAGGCACTCTGGCATACTTTTTGGCTTTTCATTAAAGTACTGGTAGTCTTGCAGACAAGTCCAAAGAGTTTACTAGCCCACTGTTTTTATTCTCTCTCCTGCTAATGAATATCAGTAAGTGATTTGGGGCAAAATACAGACCCAACCATTCTTAATCTCGCATATTGTACAGAAATTGATACCCATTGTCCACAAGGCAATCTTAACTCACGTGGCTATTTACAGACCTGCCTTAAAAAATATACCATCAATTTGAACAACACATTGATGCTTAAACTTATCAACGGCAGACATACAGGTCTGATTGTACCTGGATTGGTGAGCTCTCTGCTCTTTAGGTTTTCCTACACAGTCCTTTCCATTAGTTCTTTCATTCTACATTGTATGGTACAAGTAGaaactagaccaggggttggcaaacttactgGGCCTTGGGCCGTTTTCCAGTGCCCATCACGCTGAGGAggcccgtgtgcatgcgcacacgctatttccaggacacttgcgggtcggcggagcaccggaaatagcttgtgcgcatgcgcaccgGCCTCAGACCcagatgtgcactggaaatgaggcttgcacatgcacacacactatttccggcgcacatctgggtctgaggaggcccgtgtgcatgtgcacaagctatttccggtgctccgccgacctggaagtgggcagccgtgccgtgccggtaagagcgggcggcagcagcaggcggCAGGGGTCGCCGTGGGCCGAATAATTGAGTCCCACAGGCCATAGTTCAGAGGTGTCTGAACTAGACCCTCCCATTGGGTTCTCACCTTTCCTGTGCTGCTCAGACTCTTGAACAGAAATGCTGCTGGAAAGCATTATTGGTAGAGTCTGAACTGtgttaacattttgttgcattATTTAGGTGTTTCTTTTAACTGTGTCATTACAGCGACCCTATAAAGCTAGTGCTGAAGAAATGACCAAATACCACAGCGATGACTACATCAAATTTCTGCGGTCGATTCGCCCAGACAACATGTCTGAGTACAGCAAGCAAATGCAGCGGTGTATGTTCTGAGTGTGATTATTTTATCTTTTCTGGTAGTTGGAGCTGAAAGGGAACTTTCTCCACACAGTAttgtttttgaaaatataaaaagtATGGGCATAGATAAGATATGAGCAGCACAGTTTGGTACCTGCAGTAGTAAAATCACTTCGCATTGTCCTCAGTTTGTTCTAAGCTTCCAGAAACCATTAGGGATAACACTGGCTTACGCTAGTAGGACAGTAGCTGCATTCATACAAAACAGTATAAACCATGATTTGTCATTAGGAAAACAAGTACATCAAACCTTGGGCTTGCAtactccctcctcctctttgcctCCTTTATTTGTCCTCAACATGAAGTTCAAGCTTTTAATATTTACCACCTCTGCACAGAGGGGTGGAGATGTAGGAGACTCAAGGAAGAGGCTTATTCATGTAAcaacaaaccattgtttattAGGTTTGAAGTGTGCTGAGAGACATGAAGCATGTATAGTTACTAACTAGCAGAAAGTGCCTAGCACTGCCTGGAAAATTAACCAACAAATACTGcaatttttaaatggatagtgtaaaTGGATTTGTGAGTTTTGGGgctgtacacacatgcacacaccaaccCAGGGCTCTGACCTGACCCAAGGAAATCTGTGGATCTGGCTATGAATCAgtttgtgggagtggggagagCTAATGTTTAAATAGGGTTCATtttgtctgccatcttgattcaacatGGTGTCTGCCTTCCAAACATAAGCAAAAACCACTTCCTCCACCTCAGGAACCCTCATGCTTTGTTTGGCAACAGTATCTCAAGAGGCATCTAGCTTGGTGCAGGTTGGAAGCGCTCTGCCAATTTCGGCAAAGTCCTGCAAATCGGGTGGCAGTATCTTCAGAGGTGTCCAAATTGGAGTAgtttactaacatgagtttgaccaaactgcgggaggcagtggaagacaagagtgcctggcgtgctctggtccatggggtcacgttgGAGAGTTggagacgactaaacaacaacaacaaagacctgTCACACCAAAAATTGGACAAAGTCACATCAAAGTGAAGCTTTACTTCACCATCttgtttcaaaatggcacccGGTGTCCAGACATTAACAAAGACTGGCTCCACCACCTCATAAATCCTCATGCCAAGCTTGGCAACGATATCTTGAGAGGAAGCCAAACCTATAGAGAGCAGATGGACAAACAGATAATCCACTTTCCAAAGtaccatataccggtatatagtaGATTTAAGCTCGCTCTTTCAGTTCCATGTGACTCCAGCAGGTGGCAAATTACTTTAGCGTTGATTCCCACCCTTCTGGAATGCGTTTGTGTTCTGTGCCAAGGGACAGCTTTTACAAATACAGCACAAACTCTTGTCTTGAGTAGTCAACGGGTTGATATACTTTCTCTGCAAGCACCCCATTTCAGTGCAGCTGCTCTCTAGTTGTGTTACACGTCTGGATTAACATGGGCACATTTGAACGGGAATTTTTGTCCACCCAGTTTACAGTTTTGTGACTTTCTGCCAGCTTCCCACCTTGCCTCTCCTcatcacgcacccttcagatggGTTAAAGTACTGTTGGTGTCTCAGGGAGAATTTGTTTCAGAGTTCTGATAGCTCTTCCTCTctgttctccagtctgttaaggccCTTAAGTTAAATCTTGTCTcctcaatgttttctttttctttctttattcaaGTCAATGTTGGAGAAGACTGTCCTGTGTTTGATGGTTTGTTTGAATTTTGTCAGCTTTCTACAGGAGGGTCAGTTGGTAAGTAACagctaattatttttttaaaaaaaggatgaatGAACTGTAGAGTGAAGTATGAAAAATATATCTCTAACGAGGTCTTAAATGTTGCTTAATTAATGGGGCatgcctgtgcatgtttacttggaagttagACTGTATTTGGTGGGGCTTATTCCTAAACGAGTATAAAATAGAATTGCAGTCTATTCTTACATCTTGTTCTTGTTCTCCTTACGCCTGACACTTTGGGAAAATTGGGATTCAAAACCAATGGAACTTGCACTCCACAACCTGAGTTCTGATAGTTTTGTTGACAAGTGTGTTTACTATTAGTTTTATTTAGTAATCATCCCATAACTTGGTTTTCCAGGTGATACAGTTAATTTAAGTTTTGAAAAGAAAGCCACATGGAATACCATTAAAATACCACAATAGAATCAGTACATACATATATAAGGAGCATGGAGAGTAAAGCTCTAGGTGCAGCTTTTTTCAATCAGGGGGCGCCACTCCTGAGGTTGCTCTCTCCCTTGTAGATTGAGGGGAAACCTGGGAAAGGATTGTTTATAAGCAATTCTGCATTCAGTTGTAGAGTTTGAGTATCCTCTGCAAAGTTCTAGAGTCCCTGCTGTACGATTCTTTGCTATCTGGTTGTGTCATTGGTCTGAAATTCTCTCTACAGCCAGTGCAGTGAAGCTGAACAAGCAGCAGACAGACATTGCTGTGAACTGGGCAGGAGGCTTGCATCACGCCAAGAAGTCTGAAGCCTCAGGCTTCTGTTATGTCAATGACATCGTTCTGGCCATCTTGGAGTTGCTAAAGTACGTAGAACAATTTACCCCGGAAGCTCTCAGAAACAATAGTCTCAGATCCTGCAGAGATGATAACAACTCCTCCCCTATAAGtagcccccctcccctttttactACTGATTTTTATATGATTATATTATAATACCTTTCTGAATTTGTCATTCTGAAATGAAAATATCTTCTAGGgctgtactacagtggtacctctggttacgtacttaattcgttctggaggtccattcttaacctgaaactgttcttaacctgaggtaccacttcggctaatggggcctcccgccgccaccgcacgatttctgttctcatcctgaggtaaagttcttaacccgaggtactatttctgggttagcggagtctgtaagctgaagcgtctgtaacccgagataccactgtacttcgaACTGCAAGTGGAGGATTGCTTGATTAATCCAattcaaaaatggttttacacaAGGAAAGCTAGTTAGATGTTGGGTGAAAACCTCCAGTCTAGCCTTATTATCATCATACTGGTTTTATATGCTCAGGGATTTCTTTTTCCCTGTTCAGCTGCTTGACTTCTTGTCCCTGACGAGGCCCAGGTAATACAGGCAGCGACTATTTAGCACAGGGGTTATTTTCCAGACCCCCACACATGTCAGCAGAACCCACGTAAGCCTGCTCCActccttttgtgacatttttgggtcacttctgggtttggcaagATGCACGCATGCGCAGTCGCACACATATCAAACGCCTAAAATGGTCGCTGCCTCTAGTCCATTGGTGCTCCTCAGTCTTCCATTTTCATGACTGTCCCTTTTGCAATCAACTGTATAACCGATACAGCAGTTTTTAACTCTCTTTTCCTAGTCTGTATTGCTTGTGAGCTAAGTTAGGGCAAAAAACTTCATGTGTACACTTCTGGAGTCTGACCTGTAATCAGGAAAGAGAGTTGGAGATCATGTCAGAGAAAGCTCAATGAAACTATTTTGGCAAGGAGATTCAAGGCAGGCAAAAGAAAGTTACTTCTTCACCCAAGACATAATAATTGTAGGGAATTTGTTGCCACAATTTGTGGTGGTAGCCCCTAACCCAGATGGCTTCTAAAGGGGATTCGAGTGACAAATTCATGCATTCAGGATTAATTTGTCAGCAGCCACTAGTGTTGATAGCTGTATGGCGTCTTTCAATTCAGatgcagcatgcctctgaatagcagtttctTGGAAGCAAAAGTAGGGTCagatcctgcttgtaggcttcctaggagcatctggctggccactgtgagaacagttgAACAAGGTGGACCTTTTGTCTGATAAGTAAGTTCCTAGGCTTTCCATCTTGTTCTGTTGGTATCGGTTGAAAAGCTAATCTGCGGAAACTTGCTCCTGTGTAATTTCATCAATATGTATGCATTTCCTTTCTGGTTGTGATGTTAATACCTTACATCCTACAACAAGTAATGGAACTGATATGGGGGTATCAGGCTAGTGGGGTGATTTCTAAACAGTTCTCCAAGGAACCTTGGGGGCTCTTGGAATTTTATTGAGGGTTCCTTTATGGGAAGATGGGTCCCTGCAGACAAGTTTCTGGGGCTAACCAACAGCTTTATGGtctgttttccttcttccctgtcATGGGCAGGGAAGTGGTTTTGGGTCTTGTAATGCCAGTCTGACAGCCCCTTTGCAATCCCAGGTACCACCAGAGAGTGTTGTATGTCGACATAGACATTCACCATGGCGACGGTGTGGAGGAGGCCTTCTATACTACAGACCGTGTCATGACGGCATCTTTCCATAAGTATGGCGAATACTTCCCAGGAACGGGGGACCTGCGGGTGAGAATGGAGGCTGCAGCAGCACCTCCCTTAGAAGGCTGGTTGAAACAGCAAGGTTCCCCTGTGATACCTCCCAGGCCCTTTGATGAAGAGAGCAGCTTTGTTCATGAGCTTCTCCCATTCTAAAACTAATGCATAATGTTTACCAGGCACTCACATTATTAGTTGCTTCCCCTTGAAAATACCTATAAGCAGGGGGCTGTATTTTGCATGCTATTGTGATTGCAGCAAGAAAGCTAGCCACAGAATTCAGAATCCAGAGGAttgcctctctctcccaccccacccaataTCTGAAATCGTGTTTTTAGCCCTTTAGATGTgaggaaaagcttttttttaccATTACTCCTTGTAAAATCTCAAACTGGAAGGAATGTGGTCAATATCATGTGATCAAGTGGTGGGACTTTGCTCTTCTGTAGGTCTTTTTCCCTCATCTGAAGCCTGTGGACATAGAACAGATTACCACAAAGTAAACTAGCTTGCATATTTGCTAAATCTGCATATTTTAATCAGGTAAAAGAGTGGGATTCCACTAACCTCTCCCCAGCTCtgttttattgaatacaaaatatacCTAGCCTTGCCTTTTCTAAATTGCTGTGTTCAGATTTGTTGTGCAGAGGCAGGTCTGCATGAGATGTTGGCAGTTTGTGGCCCTCTTAAAtttggaaaagcaggacattctagcCCCTGGGTAGCCTATGCAAATTGAGGAGAGCAGTGCTGTGAGGGCAGTGAGACCTCCAAAGGCAAAGAGACCCAGCTCAGGTTATTTCACAGTGTCTCGTTCCTTTACCCTCTAGGACATTGGTGCAGGCAAAGGAAAATATTACGCAGTCAACTACCCCCTCCGGGATGGGATAGATGATGAGTCCTATGAAGCCATCTTTAAGCCGGTAAGTTTCCCTTTCTGGAATGCTCCTTGTGGTGGGATATTCTTCCTCAGTGTTCCACATTTCTGCTCACCAAGGCAAGGGTGATGTGTTGACTCCCAATCTGCTCTTCTATCTTAGAGATGAGGTGGGTGGGATCCTTCTTCCATTGTGCTGAGCTCCAGAGGGGGACTAGAGAGAATGGCTGTGGTTTGGAgctagtggggggtgggggcagaagatTATTGCCTGACTTCTTGCAGGAACGCACCACAAAAAGTAAGGAATTAGGACTGCAATCTTCTGCACACATACATACTTGGAATAAGCCCacttgaatacagtgggactgaCTTCCTAGTAAACATATGAGCTTGCACTGAAGGGGAGTTCTGATAATCAAAATGTGTGTGGATTTATGTGCTTGCTGCAGGTCCCTCCTGCTCAGGTATGCAACTGGATTCTCTCTCTTCTTTGACCAGGTGATGTCCAAAGTGATGGAGACATTCCAGCCTAGTGCTGTTGCATTGCAGTGTGGCTCAGATTCCTTATCAGGGGACAGGCTGGGTTGCTTTAATTTGACCATTAAAGGTAAGCAGGCTTATTCAGGACCTGCCTTGCTCCTCCAAGGTAGCACCATGTGATCTAAAGAGGCCCTATTGAGATCTGTCTTAAAAGTGGCTTATTGGGTTGCTTCTGCTGTTGGGCACACATAGTTTGGACAGTTCATTATTGTGCGGAAACTCTCCACCCCTCCCTCAGCAACCCAACACCCTTCTTcccttctctgcttctctcaggTCATGCCAAGTGTGTGGAATTCATCAAGAGCTTTAACTTGCCCATGCTGATGCTTGGAGGGGGTGG is a window from the Lacerta agilis isolate rLacAgi1 chromosome 8, rLacAgi1.pri, whole genome shotgun sequence genome containing:
- the HDAC1 gene encoding histone deacetylase 1; translation: MALTQGTKRKVCYYYDGDIGNYYYGQGHPMKPHRIRMTHNLLLNYGLYRKMEIYRPYKASAEEMTKYHSDDYIKFLRSIRPDNMSEYSKQMQRFNVGEDCPVFDGLFEFCQLSTGGSVASAVKLNKQQTDIAVNWAGGLHHAKKSEASGFCYVNDIVLAILELLKYHQRVLYVDIDIHHGDGVEEAFYTTDRVMTASFHKYGEYFPGTGDLRDIGAGKGKYYAVNYPLRDGIDDESYEAIFKPVMSKVMETFQPSAVALQCGSDSLSGDRLGCFNLTIKGHAKCVEFIKSFNLPMLMLGGGGYTIRNVARCWTYETAVALNTDIPNELPYNDYFEYFGPDFKLHISPSNMTNQNTNEYLEKIKQRLFENLRMLPHAPGVQMQPIPEDAVPEDSGDEDEEDPDKRISIRSSDKRIACDEEFSDSEDEGEGGRKNVANFKKAKRAKTEEEEKEEEKKEVKEEEKAKEDTTEPKGIKEETKST